Below is a genomic region from Microbacterium galbinum.
CGTGCAGGGCCTGGGAGCCGAACTGATCTTCCTGCTGTTCTTCTACCGTCGCTGGTCGCTGCCGGTCGCGATCCTCGCCGGAGCGGGGGCGGCCCTCGCCGGCGGCATCAACAACCTCATCCTCTGGTACGCGGGGTCGGGCACCGAGTTCACGGTGATCTATCTGATCAGCACGGTCGTGTCGGGCGCGGTGATCGCCGGGGCCCTGTCGTGGGTGCTGGCGCGCGGCATCGCGGCCACGGGAGCGCTCGATCGCTTCGGCTCGGGCCGTGAGGCGCGCGTCCGCGTCTGATGACGATCGATCAGGCCGGCCCCGCGACGGTCGAGGCGACCGCGTGGGGCTGGCGTCATGCCAGCCGTCTGGCCTGGGCGCTGCAGGACGTCTCGTTCCGGATCGAACCGGGGGAGCGCGTGCTGGTGCTCGGCGCGTCCGGTGCCGGCAAGTCGACGCTGCTGCAGGGACTCGCCGGGGTGCTCGGCGGCGACGAGGAGGGCGAAGCCCAGGGCTCGCTCCTCGTCGACGGCATCCCCGCAGCGTCCACGCGCGGGCGCACGGGGCTCGTGCTCCAGGATCCCGACTCGCAGGTGATCCTCGCCCGGGTCGGTGACGACGTCGCCTTCGGGTGCGAGAACCTCGGCATCCCGCGCGCCGAGATCTGGCCGCGCGTGACGCAGGCGCTCGACGCGGTCGGCCTCGATGTGCCGCTCGATCGACCGACCAAGGCGCTGTCGGGCGGGCAGAAGCAGCGGCTCGCGCTCGCCGGCATCCTCGCGATGCGGCCGGGGCTCGTGCTGCTCGACGAGCCGACGGCCAACCTCGATCCCGAGGGCGTGGTCGAGGTGCGCGACGCGGTCGAGCGGATGCTGCAGGCGCACCCCGCGACCCTGATCGTCGTCGAGCACCGCCTCGATGTATGGCTGCCGCTGATCACGCGGGTGATCGTGGTCGGGCAGGGCGGGGTCGTGGCCGACGGACCGCCCGCGCACGTGCTCGGCGTCGAGGGCGCCCGGCTCGCGGCCGACGGGGTGTGGGTGCCGGGGTTCGCTCCGGATGCTCCGCCCGCTCCGCTGTCGGCGTCCGGCGAGGTGCTGATCTCGGCCCGCGATCTCGCCGTCGCCCGCGTGAAGGGGAAGCCCGTGGCGAGCGGCATCGACCTCGACGTGCGGGCAGGACAGGCGCTCGCGATCACCGGGCCGAACGGTGCCGGCAAGTCGACCCTCGGGCTCACGCTCGCGGGACTCCTGCCACCCGCGGGCGGTGCGGTCGCGGCATCCGCGGCCCTGGCCGCCGGCATCGGATCGACGCCGATCGACTGGGCCTCGCGCGATCTGCTCACCCGTATCGGGATGGTCTTCCAGGAGCCCGAGCATCAGTTGCTGGCGAAGACCGTGCAGGAGGAGCTCGCGGTCGGCCCGCGCGCTCTCGGCATGCCCGAAGACGAGATCGCCGCACGTAGCGAGGAGCTGCTGCACCGGCTGCGCCTCGACCGGCTCGCGCGCGCCAACCCCTACACGCTGTCGGGCGGCGAGAAGCGTCGGCTGACGGTCGCCGCCGCCCTCGCGACCCGGCCCCGGGTGCTCGTGCTCGACGAGCCGACCTTCGGACAGGACGCCCGTACCTGGGCCGAACTCGTCGCGATGCTCGCCGCCCTGCGCGACGAGGGCACCGCGATCGTGACGATCACGCACGACCTCGACGTCGCCCGCGCGCTCCACGCCGAACGCTACGAGCTGGGCGGCATCCGATGACCGTGCTCGACACCACCGCCCGCACCGGACGCATCGCCGGTATCAACCCCGTCGCCAAGCTCGGGGTGAGCGCGCTGATCGCGATCCCGCTGATCCTCACGCTCGATCCGGTGTCGGCTTCCGTCGCCCTCGTGCTCGAGTGCGTGCTGTTCTTCTTCGCCGGCATCGGCTGGCGCGAGTTCTGGCTGCGCACCTGGCCGGTCTGGCTCGCGGCGCCCCTCACCGCCGTCACGATCGCTCTCTACGGCGAGACGAGCGGCACGATCTACGTCGAGTGGTTCGTGCTGCGCATCAGCGACGGGTCGCTCGCGCTCGCTCTCCCGACCTTCCTGCGCGTGCTCGCGATCGCGCTGCCGTCGGTGGTGCTGTTCATCACGGTCGACCCCACCGACCTCGCCGACGGACTCGCTCAGGTGCTGAAGCTCCCCGCCCGGTTCGTGCTGGGCGCGCTCGCCGGGTTGCGCATGATCGGGCTGTTCCTCGATGACTGGCGGGCGCTCGAACTCGCGCGCCGGGCACGTGGAGTCGCCGATCGCGGACGCATCCGCCGGTTCTTCGGTATGGCGTTCGCCCTGCTCGTACTCTCGATCCGCAGGGGCGCGAAGCTCGCCACCGCCATGGAGGCCCGCGGCTTCGGAGCCCCCGGTCGGCGCACGTGGGCGCGCGAGTCGCGGTTCGGGGCGGCCGAATGGATGCTGCTCGCGATCGGGCTCGCGATCTCCGGGGTGGCCGTGGCCGCCGCGATCGCGACCGGCGCGTGGAACTTCATCCTCGGGCCGAGCTCCTAGCGCCGCTCAGGTCTCGTTCCAGAGCCGCATGTAGAACTCGAGTCGCTCGTCGTCGCGTTCGACGCCGTACGCCTCGAGCAGCGGGTCCTCCCAGCCGGGGCCGAAGTTCCACCCGGTGCTCATGGCCGCGGCGGCGAGGTCGGCCCACCGGTCGGCGAGACCGAGGGCGGCGAGATCGACGTGGGCGGCGGGCTCACCCGCGGCGTCGAGGAGCGTGTTGGGCATGCAGGCGTCGCCGTGGCACACGACCAGGCGGTCGATCGGCGGGGCCTCGTGCAGCTCGGGCGGCACGACGACCCCGCGCTCGGCGGCGTTCGAGACGCGCCAGTGCACGCTCCACTCCCACGGGCAGTCGGCGACGGGGAGGGTGTCGTGCAGCATCCGCAGGGCGCGACCGACGGCGGGTACTGCGATCTCAGCCTTGCCATCCCAGCGCGGATCGACGGCGCTGAACGCGTCGATCGCGCGGGTGACGAGCCACTCGTGCGCGTCGTCCTCGCCCTGGGCGAGCACCTCGGGCACCGTGATCCAGCGGCGGGCCCAGCGCATCCGCTCGGCCTCGTCGTGCATGTTCGCCTCGTCGTCGAGCGGACCCCACTTTATGTAACGCCCGTCGTCGGTGCGGAACGTGAGGCCCCCGATGCCGTTGCGCCACACCGGGGTCACGGCGGCGCGGCCGGCGAGGTCGCGCACGCGCGCGGGGATCTCGATGTGGGCGTCGGGGATGCTCATCCCTCCAGTCTGCCGTGCCGACCCCGTAGGCTCGCTGACACAGCCTTCCCCGGGGATCGTGGTGACACCAAGAACCACGTAGGCTGAAACTCAGTCGCACGACGACGTTCGAAGGAGAACACCATGCAGATCAGTGGACAGGGCGCGCTCATCACCGGAGGCGCCTCGGGTCTGGGCCTCGCCACCGCACGTCGGCTCGCCGCCGACGGCGCCCACGTCACGATCATCGACCTCTCGACGTCGAAGGGCGCCGAGATCGCCGACGAACTCGGCGGACTCTTCGTGCCCGCCGACGTCACCAGCGTCGACGAGGTGCAGGATGCCGTCGCCCAGGCGCAGGCCGTCGCCCCGCTGCGCGTCGTGGTCAACTGCGCCGGCATCGCGCCGCCCGCGAAGGTGCTCGACCGAGACGGCAACCCGGCCGTGCTCGCCGACTTCGAGCGCATCGTGCGCATCAACCTCGTCGGCACGTTCAACGTGCTGTCGCAGGCATCCGCCGTCATCGTGAAGAACCCCGTCGACAGCGACACCGACACCCGTGGCGTCATCGTCAACACCGCCAGCGTCGCCGCCTTCGACGGCCAGATCGGCCAGCCCGCGTACGCCGCGTCGAAGGGTGGTGTGCACGCGATGACCCTGCCGGTCGCCCGCGAGCTCGCCCGCTACGGCATCCGCGTGGTCACCATCGCCCCCGGAATCATGGAGACCCCCATGCTCATGGGGCTGCCGCAGGCCGCGCAGGACTCCCTCGGCCAGCAGGTGCCGCACCCCTCACGGCTCGGGCGCCCCGACGAGTACGCCGCCCTCGTGCAGCACATCGTCGAGAACGACTACCTCAACGGCGAGACGATCCGCCTCGACGGCGCGATCCGCATGGCGCCGAAGTAACCCGCCCGCACCGGCATCCGACCCAGAAGGAGACCCATGTCACTCGCAGGAAAGACCATCCTGATGTCCGGCGGCAGCCGCGGGATCGGACTCGCGATCGCGCTGCGCGCCGCAGCCGACGGCGCGAACATCGCCATGCTCGCGAAGACCGACACCCCGCACCCCAAGCTCGAGGGGACGATCCACACCGCGGCCGAGCAGATCCGCGCGGCCGGCGGGCAGGCGCTCGCGATCGTCGGCGACGTGCGCGACGACTCCGACATCACCGAGGCCGTGATGAAGACGCAGGGCGAGTTCGGCGGCATCGACATCGTCGTCAACAACGCCAGCGTCATCGACCTCTCGCGGTCGCTCGACCTCGATCCCAAGAAGTACGACCTGATGCAGGACGTCAACGTGCGCGGCACGTTCATGCTGTCGCGCGCGGCCGTGCCGATGCTGAAGGATGCCGAGAACCCGCACATCCTGTCGCTCTCGCCGCCGCTCAACCCCACGCCGAAGTGGCTCGGTGCGCACACCGGGTACACGCTCGCGAAGTTCGGGATGACGATGGCGACGCTGGGCCTCGCGGCCGAGTTCGCGCGCGACGGCATCGCGGCGAACACGCTCTGGCCGCGTACGACCATCGCGACCGCGGCGGTGCAGAACCTGCTCGGCGGCGACAAGGTCATGGCCGCGAGCCGCACGCCCGACATCTACGCGGATGCCGCGTACCAGGTGCTCCTGCAGCCCGCCGGCTCGTACACGGGGCAGACGCTCATCGTCGAAGACGTACTCGAGGCTGCAGGGGTGACCGACTTCTCGGGCTACGCCGCGATCCCGGGGACCCCGGACGCGGCGCTGTTCCCCGACATCTTCCTCGACTGACCCGGGCCGTCGCGCGGGGGACGCTTCGACAGGCTCAGCGACCCAGTTTCGGGACCGCGCGCCGCCGCTCGTTACTGGGTCCCTGAGCTTGTCGAAGGGCCCCGCCCCGTGACGCTCAGAAGAGCAGGTACACCGCGCCGAGCACCGTGAGCACGATGACGATGCGGTCGAAGAGCCGCTGATCGAGTCGCTTTGCGACGGCGAGCCCGATGAGCGCGCCGATGACGACGAGCGGGGCGAGCGCGGCATCCATCAGCAGCACCTGCCCCTCGAACAGTCCGAGTCCCGCGAGGAACGGCACCTTGACGAGGTTGATGATCGCGAAGAACCACGCCGAGGTGCCGAGAAACACCTGCACCGGGGTGCGCGTCGCGAGGAAGTACATCGACATCACCGGGCCGCCGGCGTTCGCGACCATCGTCGTGAACCCGCCGAGCGTGCCGTAGGTGCCGGCGAGCAGAATGCCGCCGCGGTCGGGGGCCACGGCATCCGCCCTGTTCTGCTGCCACCGTCGCCAGAGCGTCACCGCGATCATGACCAGCAGGATGACGCCGATCGCGCGTCGCACGACGCCGTCACCGGTGAGCGCGAGGAACGCGAAGCCGGCCAGGAGTCCCAGCACGACGGTCGGGGCGAGGCGCAGTAGCGTCGGCCAGTGCGCGTGCCGACGGTAGGCGATGAGCGCGAACACATCGCCGACCATCAGCAGTAGCAGCATGGCCGCGGTCGAGGTGCGCGCCGGCAGCACGGCCGCGAACAGGGTGATCGCGAGGATGCTGCCGCCCGGAAGCGCCGTCTTCGAGATGCCGATCGTCACCGCGGCGAGGGCCAGCGCGGCCCACGCCCACGGGTCGAGGGCGATCACCGAGACGTCAGGCGCGGACGGCCGCGAGGGCGGCGGCGAAGCGAGCGGAGCGCTTCTCGATGTCGGCCCAGTCCTGGGCCTTGAGCGAGGCGCCGTTGGCGAGGTCGCCTCCGGCTCCGACGGCCACGGCACCGGCAGCGAACCAGTCGGCGAGGTTGTCGGGGTTCACACCACCGGTGGGCATGAGGGGAGCCTCGGGGAACGGGCCGCGCAGGGCGCCCAGGTACGAGGGGCCGCCGAGCGACGCGGGGAAGATCTTGACGACGTCGACGCCGAGTTCGAGCGCGCCCATGACCTCGGTGGGGGTCATGGCGCCGGTCATCACGACGCGGCCGGTGTCGAGCATGCTGCGCGTGAGGTGGGGGAGCGTGCCCGGGCTCACGAGGAACTCGGCGCCCGCATCGGCGGCGAGGGCGGCCTGCTCGGCGGTGGTGACGGTGCCGGCGCCGACGTAGGCGGCGTCGCCGTGCCGGGCGATGAGCTCGCGGATGACGGCGGGCGCATCGGGGGTCGAGAACGTGACCTCGATACCGGTCACTCCGCCCCGGATGATGGCCTCGGACGCCTCGAGGGCGAGCTCGGGGGTCGAGGCGCGGAGCACGGCGAGGACTCCGGTGGCGCGGGCACGGGTGAGGCGGTCGGACATCATGCTCCTTGTGGTGGGGGTCGTTCTATTCTCGCCGACGCCAACTTGTCATTACAACGGGCGCGTCCGGGCCCGCTCAGGCACGCCAGGCGTCGATCAGGTCCTTCGACTCCTTGAGGCCGAGGCCGGCCTCCTCACGCAGCAGCTTGATCGCGGCGATCTGCTGCTCGGCGGAGACGAGTCTGTCGATCTCGGCCACCGCCTCGGACGGCAGCGAGGCGCGCAGCGACCCGACGTCGTGGAAGACGGGCGGCTGGATCGGGATCGCGGTCGTCGCGGGGGCGGCGCCGACCCGCCAGTGGTCGATGCGGCGCTTCGCGGACTGCAGGCTCTCGCCGGTGTGCTCGCGCAGGGTCTTGATCGCGACGATCTTGCTGTCGGCGCGCACCAGATCGTCGATCTTCGCGACCACTTCGGGGGCGATCGGCACCGGAACGCCCGGGGTGACCTCGGGCACCTTCGGCCGCATGCCCCGCAGGGCTGCGGCCACGATGGCGATCACGATGATCGCGCCGACGATGATCCCGATGATCCACACGAAGTCCATGCCGGTCAGTCTAGGCAGGGGCCCCGACAGTCCAGCCGTCTCCCACCCGCTCGCCGGTACCCTGGAAGGTATGACCGAGAACCCCCGCACGCGCGAGACGCGCCCCGCAGCATCCGCGTCCGCCCCCGAGGGTCGACCCGCCCAGGGCAAGGTGCGCACCACGGGCCCCACCCAGGTGCGCCCGGCGACCGAGGGCTGGACCCAGCAGAAGGACGCCGAGGGGCGCCCGCTGCTGCAGTTCGCCAGCCCCAAGCGCGGCAAGCCGCCCGTGCACCTCGCCGACCTCACGCCCGAGGAGCGCGTCGAGAAGGTGAAGGAGCTCGGCCTGCCCGGCTTCCGCGCCAAGCAGCTC
It encodes:
- a CDS encoding ABC transporter ATP-binding protein; the protein is MTIDQAGPATVEATAWGWRHASRLAWALQDVSFRIEPGERVLVLGASGAGKSTLLQGLAGVLGGDEEGEAQGSLLVDGIPAASTRGRTGLVLQDPDSQVILARVGDDVAFGCENLGIPRAEIWPRVTQALDAVGLDVPLDRPTKALSGGQKQRLALAGILAMRPGLVLLDEPTANLDPEGVVEVRDAVERMLQAHPATLIVVEHRLDVWLPLITRVIVVGQGGVVADGPPAHVLGVEGARLAADGVWVPGFAPDAPPAPLSASGEVLISARDLAVARVKGKPVASGIDLDVRAGQALAITGPNGAGKSTLGLTLAGLLPPAGGAVAASAALAAGIGSTPIDWASRDLLTRIGMVFQEPEHQLLAKTVQEELAVGPRALGMPEDEIAARSEELLHRLRLDRLARANPYTLSGGEKRRLTVAAALATRPRVLVLDEPTFGQDARTWAELVAMLAALRDEGTAIVTITHDLDVARALHAERYELGGIR
- a CDS encoding energy-coupling factor transporter transmembrane component T family protein, producing the protein MTVLDTTARTGRIAGINPVAKLGVSALIAIPLILTLDPVSASVALVLECVLFFFAGIGWREFWLRTWPVWLAAPLTAVTIALYGETSGTIYVEWFVLRISDGSLALALPTFLRVLAIALPSVVLFITVDPTDLADGLAQVLKLPARFVLGALAGLRMIGLFLDDWRALELARRARGVADRGRIRRFFGMAFALLVLSIRRGAKLATAMEARGFGAPGRRTWARESRFGAAEWMLLAIGLAISGVAVAAAIATGAWNFILGPSS
- a CDS encoding aminoglycoside 3'-phosphotransferase; the protein is MSIPDAHIEIPARVRDLAGRAAVTPVWRNGIGGLTFRTDDGRYIKWGPLDDEANMHDEAERMRWARRWITVPEVLAQGEDDAHEWLVTRAIDAFSAVDPRWDGKAEIAVPAVGRALRMLHDTLPVADCPWEWSVHWRVSNAAERGVVVPPELHEAPPIDRLVVCHGDACMPNTLLDAAGEPAAHVDLAALGLADRWADLAAAAMSTGWNFGPGWEDPLLEAYGVERDDERLEFYMRLWNET
- a CDS encoding SDR family NAD(P)-dependent oxidoreductase, yielding MQISGQGALITGGASGLGLATARRLAADGAHVTIIDLSTSKGAEIADELGGLFVPADVTSVDEVQDAVAQAQAVAPLRVVVNCAGIAPPAKVLDRDGNPAVLADFERIVRINLVGTFNVLSQASAVIVKNPVDSDTDTRGVIVNTASVAAFDGQIGQPAYAASKGGVHAMTLPVARELARYGIRVVTIAPGIMETPMLMGLPQAAQDSLGQQVPHPSRLGRPDEYAALVQHIVENDYLNGETIRLDGAIRMAPK
- a CDS encoding SDR family oxidoreductase, encoding MSLAGKTILMSGGSRGIGLAIALRAAADGANIAMLAKTDTPHPKLEGTIHTAAEQIRAAGGQALAIVGDVRDDSDITEAVMKTQGEFGGIDIVVNNASVIDLSRSLDLDPKKYDLMQDVNVRGTFMLSRAAVPMLKDAENPHILSLSPPLNPTPKWLGAHTGYTLAKFGMTMATLGLAAEFARDGIAANTLWPRTTIATAAVQNLLGGDKVMAASRTPDIYADAAYQVLLQPAGSYTGQTLIVEDVLEAAGVTDFSGYAAIPGTPDAALFPDIFLD
- a CDS encoding sulfite exporter TauE/SafE family protein — translated: MIALDPWAWAALALAAVTIGISKTALPGGSILAITLFAAVLPARTSTAAMLLLLMVGDVFALIAYRRHAHWPTLLRLAPTVVLGLLAGFAFLALTGDGVVRRAIGVILLVMIAVTLWRRWQQNRADAVAPDRGGILLAGTYGTLGGFTTMVANAGGPVMSMYFLATRTPVQVFLGTSAWFFAIINLVKVPFLAGLGLFEGQVLLMDAALAPLVVIGALIGLAVAKRLDQRLFDRIVIVLTVLGAVYLLF
- a CDS encoding bifunctional 4-hydroxy-2-oxoglutarate aldolase/2-dehydro-3-deoxy-phosphogluconate aldolase; translation: MSDRLTRARATGVLAVLRASTPELALEASEAIIRGGVTGIEVTFSTPDAPAVIRELIARHGDAAYVGAGTVTTAEQAALAADAGAEFLVSPGTLPHLTRSMLDTGRVVMTGAMTPTEVMGALELGVDVVKIFPASLGGPSYLGALRGPFPEAPLMPTGGVNPDNLADWFAAGAVAVGAGGDLANGASLKAQDWADIEKRSARFAAALAAVRA